The Alphaproteobacteria bacterium region TGGCGGAATACAGATGACAAGGATGTTGGTCGATATTTGCGTCTGTTCACAGAAATCCCGATGGATGAAATCGAGCGATTGGAAAAATTAGAGGGCGCAGAATTAAACCATGCTAAAAAAATCTTGGCCGATCACGCAACGGCCCTGGCCCGGGGAGTGGATGATTTGCCGGCAATTCACGAAACCATCGCACGGTTGTTTGAGGGGAACGCAGGCAGCCTGGATCAGTTACCCAAAATTGTTTTGTCGATGCAGGATCTGCCCGTGTTTATCGATGATTTGTTCGTTCGTGCGGGTTTGTGCAACAGCAAGGGGGAAGCGCGTCGTTTGATTCAGGGGGGCGGTGCACGCCTGGATGACCAACCAATTACAGATGTCAGAATGTTACTAGATTCAGTGTGGTTTCAAAATGCTTCCCAAGTCAAAATTTCAGCTGGTCGAAAGAAACATGTCGTGATTTGCGTGGAGTAATGGACAAAGATTGTGTGGTGGGCCCGGTAGGACTCGAACCTACGACAACGCCGTTATGAGCGGCGGGTTCTAACCAACTGAACTACAGGCCCACACAAGTAGTATTTAGGCATAAAATGACCCAAATCGTCAACAGGATTTATACCAAAGGTGAATGGAAATGTTGATTTTAGATTGGATATACTAATCTTGGTGACAAAAATGTTGATGACTGGTTTAGGAAATCAAGGACGCAGGAAATAACGACATGAGCAAAATTATATTTTTAAATAGCCATAGACCTTCCAGAGGAACATTAATCATTCACGCCCCCAAAAACAATCTGATGTTTCTTTCCCCAATTCTGTCCCTATTATTCACCCTGCTTTATCTGGCAGGATGTTCATCCACGTCATCAGACCGTACACGGGTCACGGGTGTTTGTAAATCCTGCAAACCCTACTTTGTTCGGGGTTCTTGGCATTTTCCCCAGGAACACTATGACTATGACGAGGAAGGTCTGGCATCCTGGTACGGACCCGAATGCCATGGAAAGCCAAAAGCGTACGGCGAACCGTTTGATCAGCATGCACTGACGGCGGCGCACAAAACTCTCCCCCTCCCCACGATCGTGCGGGTGACCAACCTGGACAATGGGCGATCCGTTAAGGTGCTTGTTGATGATCGGGGTCCCTATGTTTATGCAGGTAGAATCATCGATTTGTCCGTAGCATCGGCAAAAGCCATCGGGACCTATAACAAGGGGGTGGCGCGTGTTCGGGTAACAGCCCTGGTCGAGGAAAGCAAAGCGTTTTCCAACTATTTAGCCAAGCTTGGAACCAAATCAGGACGCGATCCAAGTGGCCGAACCTGGTTGCAGGTTTACAATCAAGAAATCGATGGAAATACCTTTTCTGACGCAGCAACAACGTTGGCCGCCGATCCATCCCGGCAATCGACACCCATTATTTATCCGCCCATTGATTCGATATTGGGCCAGACCCCCATAACGTATCCCGCAAAGAAATCTGCGGCGCCAAAGCCAGAGACCACGATGGACAACCTGGTTCAAAAGCTCGAAATAGAAAAGGCACCCAAACCAGTCCAGCAAAAAATATCGTCTATATTTATTGATGTGGGCGGACAGTTCACACAAGAAGCCAACGCACAAAAACTATCCAACGAAATCCGTGTCCTGGGGAAAACCAAAATCATGCAAACCACACATCCCCAAGGGCAAAAGTTTTATAGTGTCAGGATGGGCCCATTTGATACAACACAAAAAGCCAAAGCTGCAGTCAAAGATTTGACCGACGCAGGGCAAGCAAAAGCAACCATTGTTCAGGGATGATTATTTAATGAAACTTAACCTAACATCTTTAGAAAGTGCCGTTTTTCAGCTTGGACAAAGTCTGAATTATTATAATTCTGATATAGCCGAAAAAGACGAAGGAATCAAAAAACAATTTTGCATGGCATCCATTCAAGCCTTTGAATATACATATGAATTGTGCCACAAAATGTTAAAACGATACTTGGAAATGACAGAACCAAATTCAGAATCCATTGATTTTATGACGTTTCCAGAACTCATCCGAACGGGATCAGAAAAAGGACTTTTAAAAAGTGATTGGGGGCAATGGAAGCAATACAGAGACATACGAAACATAACCAGCCATACATATGATAATTCAAAGGCAAATATTGCAATTGGCTTTATCCCTGATTTTTTAGTGGAGGCAAAATTTCTTCTTGGAAAATTAAAAGACAAATCCAGCATGCCTGCCGCCATTAATGTTAACGAAAAGCATGCCAAAATCGTTACAGAAATTTTAAAGAAATTCCTTCCGACAGAAGTTTCCGTGTGGGTATTTGGATCGCGAACCCAAAACACAACGAAACAATTTTCTGATTTGGATCTGGCTATTGATTGTCATCAAAAACCATTGGGGATTGATGTTTTGTCAGATTTGCGAAACGCGTTTGATGAATCTCTTTTGCCCTATAAGGTTGATCTGGTCGATATGAACGCTACGGGCCCAGAATTTCTAGACATCATTAACGAAAAGAAAATTTTGTGGGATCTGGGGGATCAGATCAATTGCAGTTTGTCTTGACCAAGGGTTTTCTTAACATGCCTGCCGTTCACACAATCCCCGCTGGCACGTGCTTTGTCAAAGCCTTGGCGAAATGGCTGCTGCAAACATATGAATCACCGGAGGATCTAGCCCGAACCCTTGTCCTGTTGCCGACGCAGCGTGCAATTTTGGAACTGGGGGATGCGCTTCGGGGTTGCCTTGCCCCTGGGCAGTGCTTGCTCCTCCCCCAGATGGTTGCCATTCCAGATATAGAATCCGAAAACCCCTTTTTAGTACCAGAAATTGACCGGCTTCCCCCAGCGATTCCATCGTGGCAACGTCTTGGGCTTATGATGCATCTTGTTGTTAAAAATATACCGGGATGCAAATCGAGCCGAGCGTTAAAATTGGCGCAATCGTTAATTCGGCTCATTGATGACACACACACGGCGGGTGTTGATCTGGCGACAATTGCAGCCTTTGGGGACAGACATGACGGCCTTAAAATTGTTACTGACCATTGGCCCAAAGCCTTGGATGGGTTGGGATATATGGATCGAAAAGCCCGCACGCATCAGTCATTATTGGCGCTGGCGAATCATTGGCGAAATACCCCGCCGTCACATCCCATCATTATGGCAGATCCTCTGGTTATGCCTGCCTTGGTAACCCTTGGTAAAACAATTTTAGATCTCCCCAAAGGAAGGATTATCGCACAAGGGGATGACCTGGAGATCCTGCAAACTTTGGACCCCAAGGCTGCTCCCCATTATGAGAGGATCGAATGCGCAACAATGGCCGAGGAAGCTCGAACAATCGCCCTGATTATGCGCTATCACCTACACACAACAACGGGGGTCATCGCCCTTGTTACGCCCAATCAGTCTTTGCGTCAGCGGGTCGAAAGTGAATTGACTAACTTCGGGTTGGTTGCCTCTCCCTCTGGCGGGCACCCCTTGGAAAAATCTGTGGTGGGGCGATTTTTAATGGCTGTCTGTCAGTTTTGGGAACAGCAAAGCGCTGCCGGTTTATTGGCAATCTTGAAACACCCCTTGTGTTTTTCATCTAATGCCGAACAAAGGTATCGTCACATCAATAATACACGCAGTCTTGATAAACAATTTCTACGGGCACAACCGTTTGATTTGGCTGCGCTAAAAGGTTTATTACAACCGAACTTAGCCGAATGGTTTGGGGAAATTCAGTCGATATTACAACCTATGATTGAATTTAAAAGCTCCACCCTCAGGCAATTACTTGAAACACATCAAGCCGCATGCCTTGCCTTAACGGGTGATGCAACGGAATCCAGCCCCTTGTGGGGTAGTTCTGACGGTACGACAGCCAAAGAATTTTTTGATACCCTGCTGGAACATGCCTATACATTTCCAGAGATCCTCCCCCGGTTGTATACGGCATTTTTTGCCAACCTAATCCAACAGGCGCCGCCAATTCATGACCGCACAGATGCAGAGCCTCGCCTTAAAATCTTGGAACCGTCAGATGTCAGCTTTAGTATGGCGGAGGTTATTATCCTGGGTGGCCTCAACGAAAATAGTTGGCCACCAGCCCTTGATATGGATCCCTGGTTGAATTCTGCTCAACGGAAATACCTGGGTCTGTCGACTCCTGAACAGCGTTTACAACGATCCAAATATGAATTTTGCAGCGGGTTTTATGCTCCGCATTTGTTTTTAACGCGATCCCAAACAGACAATGGATCCGGTGCCTTGCCCAGTCGGTGGTGGCTGCACCTTGGGGCCGTTGAAAAAAAGAACCCCCACCTGTTTCAGGATAAAAAAAATATCCCTTGGAAGCTGTGGGCGCAAAATTTGGAACGGACATCGCCTCCCATTAAAATTGACCCCCCTCAGCCCCGCCCCCCTGTGAACGCACGACCTCGCAAATTTTCCGCAACCGAGGTGGAGCGGCTGATGCGCGATCCGTACGCCATTTATGCGAAACGGTGCCTTTTACTGTTTCCATTGCAGGATCTTGATCGCGAACCAACGGCGGCGGAACGGGGGCAAATCATCCATTACATGCTGGATCTTTGCATAAAAGATTCTCATGACAAGGCATCGTTATTGCGATTGGCTGAACCGTATTTCGGGCGAAATGCGATTACAAAAACATTCTGGTGGCATCGGTTTGGGCAAATTGTCGATTGGTTTGTGGCAGAAATGCAGCAGGATACAGGGATGACTTATCTGACCGAACAAAAGGGGTCCGTCGACTTT contains the following coding sequences:
- a CDS encoding septal ring lytic transglycosylase RlpA family protein; its protein translation is MSKIIFLNSHRPSRGTLIIHAPKNNLMFLSPILSLLFTLLYLAGCSSTSSDRTRVTGVCKSCKPYFVRGSWHFPQEHYDYDEEGLASWYGPECHGKPKAYGEPFDQHALTAAHKTLPLPTIVRVTNLDNGRSVKVLVDDRGPYVYAGRIIDLSVASAKAIGTYNKGVARVRVTALVEESKAFSNYLAKLGTKSGRDPSGRTWLQVYNQEIDGNTFSDAATTLAADPSRQSTPIIYPPIDSILGQTPITYPAKKSAAPKPETTMDNLVQKLEIEKAPKPVQQKISSIFIDVGGQFTQEANAQKLSNEIRVLGKTKIMQTTHPQGQKFYSVRMGPFDTTQKAKAAVKDLTDAGQAKATIVQG
- a CDS encoding HI0074 family nucleotidyltransferase substrate-binding subunit, with product MKLNLTSLESAVFQLGQSLNYYNSDIAEKDEGIKKQFCMASIQAFEYTYELCHKMLKRYLEMTEPNSESIDFMTFPELIRTGSEKGLLKSDWGQWKQYRDIRNITSHTYDNSKANIAIGFIPDFLVEAKFLLGKLKDKSSMPAAINVNEKHAKIVTEILKKFLPTEVSVWVFGSRTQNTTKQFSDLDLAIDCHQKPLGIDVLSDLRNAFDESLLPYKVDLVDMNATGPEFLDIINEKKILWDLGDQINCSLS
- a CDS encoding PD-(D/E)XK nuclease family protein; this translates as MPAVHTIPAGTCFVKALAKWLLQTYESPEDLARTLVLLPTQRAILELGDALRGCLAPGQCLLLPQMVAIPDIESENPFLVPEIDRLPPAIPSWQRLGLMMHLVVKNIPGCKSSRALKLAQSLIRLIDDTHTAGVDLATIAAFGDRHDGLKIVTDHWPKALDGLGYMDRKARTHQSLLALANHWRNTPPSHPIIMADPLVMPALVTLGKTILDLPKGRIIAQGDDLEILQTLDPKAAPHYERIECATMAEEARTIALIMRYHLHTTTGVIALVTPNQSLRQRVESELTNFGLVASPSGGHPLEKSVVGRFLMAVCQFWEQQSAAGLLAILKHPLCFSSNAEQRYRHINNTRSLDKQFLRAQPFDLAALKGLLQPNLAEWFGEIQSILQPMIEFKSSTLRQLLETHQAACLALTGDATESSPLWGSSDGTTAKEFFDTLLEHAYTFPEILPRLYTAFFANLIQQAPPIHDRTDAEPRLKILEPSDVSFSMAEVIILGGLNENSWPPALDMDPWLNSAQRKYLGLSTPEQRLQRSKYEFCSGFYAPHLFLTRSQTDNGSGALPSRWWLHLGAVEKKNPHLFQDKKNIPWKLWAQNLERTSPPIKIDPPQPRPPVNARPRKFSATEVERLMRDPYAIYAKRCLLLFPLQDLDREPTAAERGQIIHYMLDLCIKDSHDKASLLRLAEPYFGRNAITKTFWWHRFGQIVDWFVAEMQQDTGMTYLTEQKGSVDFTIDDHAFTLSAIADRLDIMNNRCQRIVDYKTGYAPTLRDIEQGYAAQFAVESFIASRDGFGPYGPPQEIGIWQLKGGDPAGKITTLAVGDDFLNSAEAGLKTLLKTFLNPDVPYLACPDPDKSPAFNDYAHLERISEWKQ